One genomic segment of Alkalimarinus alittae includes these proteins:
- a CDS encoding tetratricopeptide repeat protein — MLLADKSSTPPLLRGKRAIVIDDLGASVAIGRNMLMSLGAKQVDTAHDYQSAFILLARKKYDIVLCDFNLGTGLNGQQLLRDLRHIGRLSYTTLFIVVSAERTKNIVLGTIECEPDGYIAKPFTQGDFIQRLTRLVERQDAFLAFNQALDNKLYAEAFAEADKVRASQPKYNNLALRKKAGTLYELKQFEGALEQFDKALEKRPVTWAQIGRARCIAELGNTAQAIEEFENVIKNNGLAVPAIDSLATCQLREGRKKEAQATVLKAISLSPMSIERQRWLGELSMDIGEIETAVKANRSVIQLAQGTLKESVKQYQTFSRSLRKAIEEETDSKVINERIRDGRRVIKEGQKKFEDDESLKINDTLYRALDKFKQGDNEETIAIVDAAVARHKELLAEQPTLIIDIAETKLLAGDRPSAEAMLRKLMVDHKDNRHLVDQAQSILDIPLSHHQRVLITERNRQGKHHYDTGDYEHALSSFREALSLYPQHPSINLNAIQATLKLIESGKRSEKALTEAMGYLNAIVPLEDDHPEYSRKEAFEKYLKKRTKA; from the coding sequence ATGTTGCTTGCCGATAAATCATCCACTCCACCTCTTCTACGTGGAAAGCGCGCCATTGTCATTGATGACTTAGGCGCTTCGGTTGCCATCGGACGTAATATGCTGATGTCTCTTGGGGCAAAGCAAGTTGATACCGCGCATGATTACCAATCTGCCTTTATTCTTTTAGCACGTAAAAAGTATGACATTGTGCTCTGTGACTTCAACCTTGGTACAGGCCTAAACGGCCAACAGTTGCTCCGAGACTTACGGCATATCGGCCGTCTTAGTTACACAACATTGTTTATTGTTGTCTCGGCTGAACGCACCAAAAATATTGTGTTAGGTACAATAGAATGTGAACCAGATGGCTACATAGCCAAGCCATTTACCCAAGGTGACTTCATTCAGAGGCTTACTCGCTTGGTCGAGCGACAGGATGCATTCTTAGCGTTTAATCAAGCCTTAGATAACAAACTATATGCCGAAGCATTTGCTGAGGCAGACAAAGTAAGAGCAAGCCAACCTAAATACAACAACTTAGCTTTACGCAAAAAAGCCGGTACACTTTACGAGCTCAAACAATTTGAAGGCGCACTAGAACAGTTTGATAAAGCGCTAGAAAAACGCCCTGTCACTTGGGCACAAATCGGGCGGGCTCGGTGTATCGCAGAACTTGGCAATACGGCACAAGCAATCGAAGAGTTTGAAAACGTTATTAAAAATAACGGTTTAGCCGTACCCGCTATCGATAGTTTAGCTACCTGCCAATTACGCGAAGGCCGAAAAAAGGAAGCTCAAGCAACTGTTTTAAAAGCCATTTCACTTTCACCTATGAGCATAGAAAGACAGCGTTGGTTAGGTGAGTTAAGTATGGATATCGGCGAAATTGAGACAGCAGTAAAAGCCAACCGATCAGTTATTCAGCTTGCCCAAGGCACACTAAAAGAATCTGTTAAACAGTATCAAACGTTCTCGCGTTCGCTACGAAAAGCTATCGAAGAAGAAACCGACAGCAAGGTCATCAATGAACGAATTCGTGACGGTCGAAGGGTTATTAAAGAAGGTCAAAAGAAATTTGAAGATGACGAATCTTTAAAAATAAACGACACACTCTATAGAGCGCTAGACAAATTTAAACAAGGCGATAATGAAGAAACGATCGCCATTGTAGATGCAGCTGTAGCCCGTCATAAAGAGTTACTAGCAGAGCAGCCGACATTAATCATAGATATCGCCGAAACAAAATTACTCGCCGGAGACCGCCCTAGCGCAGAAGCAATGCTTCGTAAGCTTATGGTTGACCATAAAGATAATAGACATCTAGTCGATCAAGCACAGTCTATTTTAGATATTCCACTTTCTCATCATCAAAGAGTCTTGATTACAGAAAGAAACCGCCAAGGAAAGCACCATTACGACACAGGCGATTACGAACACGCACTCTCATCATTCCGTGAAGCGTTAAGTCTGTATCCCCAACACCCATCTATAAACTTAAATGCTATTCAAGCAACCCTAAAATTAATAGAATCGGGGAAACGCAGCGAGAAGGCACTTACAGAAGCAATGGGATATCTAAACGCTATTGTACCGTTAGAAGATGACCACCCTGAGTACAGCCGCAAAGAAGCGTTTGAAAAATATCTGAAAAAAAGAACAAAGGCATAA
- a CDS encoding YqaA family protein, whose product MSYLSLFISAFVAATLLPFYSEVILGVMLVNGANPLWLWLSATCGNTLGSWVNWLLGRYLLHFQHKKWFPFKPESLNKAQNSFKKYGLWSLLFAWLPIIGDPITFVAGIMKVRVLPFLVLVFIGKGARYGIVIALASQVN is encoded by the coding sequence ATGTCTTATCTATCGCTATTTATATCAGCCTTTGTTGCCGCCACACTACTTCCATTCTATTCAGAGGTTATTTTAGGCGTGATGCTCGTGAATGGAGCTAACCCTTTATGGCTTTGGCTCAGTGCGACCTGTGGCAACACATTAGGCTCTTGGGTTAACTGGTTGCTCGGCCGATACTTACTCCACTTTCAACATAAAAAATGGTTTCCTTTCAAACCAGAGAGTTTAAATAAAGCTCAGAACAGCTTTAAGAAGTACGGCCTATGGAGCCTTCTTTTTGCTTGGTTACCGATAATTGGTGACCCAATTACATTTGTGGCCGGCATTATGAAGGTACGCGTACTCCCCTTTTTGGTACTGGTATTTATCGGTAAAGGCGCACGCTACGGCATCGTCATCGCACTAGCCAGCCAAGTCAATTAA
- a CDS encoding AraC family transcriptional regulator gives MNSSQDHHTTLATAVAVLKQTIQSYGLDFDAISLKAGIQPSDVYDPGNRIPVTKIQKIWKIAAEETQDDAFGLAYASYFQPAVLHGLGLAWLTSSTLKDSLNRLVRYQRVLSTVTRFSLEENKNSYCIVLDHEQLDRDLEDITADAVICSFYKMCKISMGPLIVPKSVSMKRPQPSCQDRLNAFFGIEIAFNSARNCIVFDRQFMETIQPAANANLARMNDQIVIDYLKKLNKEDIEIQVQSTLIEQLPSGVPSQKETASALNMSIRNLQRRLHEKGSSFKKLLNRTREELAVNYLKESEKPIIEIGFLLGYVDASNFARAFRRWQGVSPQQYRRDQHQKVCGIN, from the coding sequence ATGAATAGTTCACAAGATCATCACACTACACTTGCAACAGCCGTAGCGGTGCTAAAGCAAACCATACAGAGTTACGGTTTAGATTTTGACGCTATATCACTAAAAGCAGGCATACAACCTTCCGATGTTTATGATCCTGGCAACCGAATACCGGTAACAAAAATTCAAAAGATATGGAAAATAGCAGCTGAAGAAACGCAAGACGATGCATTTGGCCTCGCCTATGCCTCTTATTTTCAGCCCGCGGTTTTACATGGTTTAGGGCTTGCTTGGCTAACAAGCTCTACATTAAAAGACAGTCTTAACCGTTTGGTTCGTTATCAGCGAGTACTTTCAACGGTGACGCGCTTTTCATTAGAGGAGAACAAAAATAGCTACTGCATCGTGCTTGACCATGAACAGCTAGACAGAGACCTCGAAGACATTACTGCCGATGCGGTTATCTGCAGTTTTTACAAAATGTGTAAAATCAGTATGGGGCCTTTAATCGTTCCAAAATCAGTATCGATGAAACGTCCTCAACCGTCTTGCCAAGATCGCCTTAATGCTTTCTTTGGTATTGAGATAGCGTTCAACTCAGCTCGTAACTGTATTGTGTTTGACCGACAATTTATGGAAACCATTCAGCCGGCCGCTAATGCCAACCTAGCAAGAATGAATGACCAAATTGTGATTGATTACTTAAAAAAGCTAAACAAAGAAGATATTGAGATTCAAGTTCAATCGACGCTAATAGAGCAGTTACCAAGCGGCGTACCTAGCCAAAAAGAAACCGCGTCAGCGCTTAATATGAGTATCAGAAACTTGCAAAGACGCTTGCACGAAAAAGGCTCTAGCTTCAAAAAACTTCTTAACCGAACACGTGAAGAGCTCGCCGTTAACTACCTCAAAGAGTCAGAGAAGCCCATTATTGAAATTGGTTTTCTACTGGGGTACGTTGATGCATCAAACTTTGCGAGAGCATTCCGCCGCTGGCAGGGTGTTTCACCTCAGCAATATCGTCGCGACCAACACCAAAAGGTGTGTGGCATTAACTGA
- the lpxC gene encoding UDP-3-O-acyl-N-acetylglucosamine deacetylase: MNAQTSHYQTTIDKPISFVGIGVHSAEVAILTLKPSNDTRGIVFKRMDVPLEKRDILARQYNVSNTILSTTLTNEFGTSISTVEHLMAALYGCGIDNVIVEIDGPEIPILDGSARDFVINIEQAGVRILEKERSVLWVQRRVEVSNGDKRAVLLPSLTQSFSVSLDFQGTLIGEQYYRYDTSSSNFKDQIANARTFGFSHQVDALKAAGYIKGGLLSNAILVNKNVIVNQEPLRYKTEFARHKVLDAIGDLALSGYPIIADYHSHKGGHELNHKLVSKLMSDQRNWRLMTYTEYTDLVGPRSTNENKLTDAVSTDRGKEKVLSQVL; the protein is encoded by the coding sequence ATGAATGCACAAACATCTCACTATCAGACAACGATCGACAAACCTATTAGTTTTGTAGGCATTGGTGTTCACTCCGCTGAAGTCGCTATCCTAACGCTAAAACCTAGTAACGATACTCGCGGCATTGTGTTCAAACGCATGGACGTCCCCCTTGAAAAAAGAGATATATTAGCTCGGCAATATAATGTCAGTAATACAATTCTATCAACCACGTTGACGAATGAATTTGGCACCTCTATTTCTACGGTAGAGCATTTAATGGCTGCACTTTACGGCTGCGGTATCGATAATGTAATTGTTGAAATAGACGGCCCAGAAATTCCAATACTAGATGGTAGCGCAAGAGATTTTGTTATCAATATCGAGCAAGCGGGTGTACGCATACTCGAAAAAGAACGGTCTGTGCTATGGGTTCAACGTAGAGTTGAGGTATCTAATGGCGATAAAAGAGCCGTATTACTACCGAGTTTAACTCAGTCATTTTCAGTTAGTTTAGACTTCCAAGGGACGTTAATTGGAGAGCAGTATTATCGCTACGACACCAGCAGCTCAAATTTCAAAGACCAGATAGCCAACGCAAGAACATTTGGTTTTTCACATCAGGTTGACGCGTTAAAAGCAGCCGGTTATATCAAAGGCGGGTTGTTGAGCAACGCTATTCTGGTTAATAAAAACGTTATCGTTAACCAAGAGCCACTCCGTTATAAAACCGAGTTTGCCCGCCACAAAGTTCTGGACGCCATAGGTGACCTCGCGCTTTCTGGCTACCCTATTATTGCGGATTATCACTCACATAAAGGGGGGCATGAGTTAAACCATAAGTTGGTTTCAAAGTTAATGTCTGATCAAAGAAATTGGCGATTGATGACCTATACGGAGTACACCGATCTAGTAGGCCCAAGATCTACTAATGAGAACAAACTCACGGACGCAGTATCTACAGATCGCGGCAAGGAAAAAGTCTTAAGCCAAGTCCTTTAA
- a CDS encoding NAD-dependent epimerase/dehydratase family protein — protein sequence MLRVVLTGATGYVGQAILDQLALLPAGTVAVRALVKKDKVFPPRDFVEVIEGNLPDLPGNLFFEEPHLLIHFGIKQVDFLKTGFYETNVLGTHNLLQGCNGNTLGVIYGSTLSIQGSRSNVGVVESELVQPETALERSRAQAEQLIIETMSRDDKWAFCLRPRFILGPSDSLLMKGLILLSRLGVRVGNGDQQYSVITVEDYAQVVVKLSRKIAVEKQDVTADNHDSITEQPIRCALNVAYKRPVSFQQMFSEIRSVKGINNRVKTLPLPVWLPGLIKWIPHTIAESAATQLQSIGFNHCCDVSALEQLLGDDITQLDGVEKLKRLLQQEEA from the coding sequence ATGCTAAGAGTGGTTTTAACCGGTGCAACGGGTTATGTAGGTCAGGCTATTCTTGACCAACTTGCGCTGCTGCCTGCGGGCACTGTGGCGGTTAGAGCGTTGGTAAAAAAAGATAAGGTCTTTCCGCCCCGTGATTTTGTTGAGGTGATTGAAGGAAACCTACCTGACCTCCCCGGTAATCTGTTTTTTGAAGAGCCGCATCTGCTTATTCACTTTGGAATCAAACAAGTCGATTTTCTTAAAACAGGCTTTTATGAAACCAACGTATTGGGCACTCATAATCTTCTGCAAGGATGTAACGGCAATACGTTGGGTGTCATCTATGGCAGCACGCTGTCAATTCAAGGTAGTCGCTCTAATGTAGGGGTTGTGGAGTCAGAGCTTGTTCAGCCAGAAACAGCGTTGGAGCGATCGAGAGCACAAGCCGAGCAACTTATTATTGAGACCATGTCTAGAGATGATAAGTGGGCATTTTGTCTCAGACCTCGATTTATTTTAGGTCCTTCCGATTCGTTATTGATGAAAGGCTTGATATTACTATCACGGCTGGGAGTTAGAGTAGGGAACGGTGATCAACAGTATTCAGTGATTACGGTTGAAGACTATGCTCAGGTCGTGGTTAAATTAAGCAGAAAAATAGCCGTTGAAAAGCAAGATGTAACGGCTGACAATCATGACTCAATAACAGAGCAACCTATCCGCTGTGCGCTCAATGTGGCCTACAAAAGGCCGGTATCATTTCAGCAAATGTTCTCTGAAATTAGGTCTGTAAAAGGCATTAATAATAGGGTCAAAACCCTCCCTTTACCTGTTTGGTTACCAGGGCTAATTAAGTGGATTCCACATACCATTGCTGAGTCAGCCGCAACCCAATTGCAGTCAATCGGGTTTAATCACTGTTGTGACGTCTCGGCACTAGAACAGCTATTGGGTGACGACATTACGCAGTTAGACGGCGTTGAAAAGTTAAAACGGCTACTTCAGCAAGAGGAAGCCTAA
- a CDS encoding ABC1 kinase family protein: MADDKKNGTVTRIKTGSFERRLSLTKAGLFASTRMAGHVAANVFTSKDKRLERRKDMLSKQAEFLVKELGKLKGSVVKIGQVMALYGEHFLPTEVTEALHTLEDQTTALEWPAIEKVLRLELGDKTLDELVIQQQSIGAASLGQVHRARRKSDGKEICLKIQYPGVADAVDSDLNAVAQLLKLAKLVSFTRDFDEWLEEVRAMMHREVDYTLEAETTRRFGEMLQDDDRFIVPEILLEYSTPHVMATSYEPGLTVSNEQVLTLPQARRNKLAVGALELFLKELFIWKEIQTDPNFGNYRIRLADDEHADDRIVLLDFGAVQKYPDAFIDPVCDMIYASYTRDLKRVIAGGIKLHFMHDDWPEKVLEEFGGVCMAVLEPLAERDIEVPDYALNDQGEYRWQQSDLPTRIAKRAAMSAISRYFKIPPKEFVFLNRKLVGVYTFISVLGAEFNGRDILKPYLKRFENQ; the protein is encoded by the coding sequence ATGGCAGACGATAAAAAAAACGGAACCGTTACTCGTATAAAAACGGGTAGTTTTGAGCGACGATTAAGCCTTACTAAAGCAGGGCTATTTGCCAGCACTCGAATGGCAGGCCATGTGGCAGCTAATGTGTTTACCAGTAAAGATAAACGGTTAGAACGGCGCAAAGACATGCTCTCTAAACAGGCCGAATTCTTAGTGAAAGAGCTTGGCAAACTAAAAGGTAGCGTGGTCAAAATAGGCCAAGTAATGGCGCTTTATGGCGAGCATTTCTTACCGACTGAAGTCACAGAAGCATTACATACACTTGAAGACCAAACCACAGCGCTTGAGTGGCCTGCGATAGAAAAGGTTCTGCGCCTTGAACTAGGCGATAAAACATTAGATGAATTAGTGATTCAGCAGCAGTCTATCGGGGCCGCATCATTGGGCCAGGTACATCGCGCTAGGCGTAAGTCAGACGGTAAAGAAATCTGTCTGAAGATTCAATATCCGGGTGTGGCGGATGCCGTTGATTCTGACTTGAATGCCGTCGCGCAGCTTCTAAAGTTAGCAAAGCTCGTGTCGTTTACTCGTGATTTTGACGAGTGGTTAGAAGAAGTAAGAGCGATGATGCATCGAGAAGTCGACTATACGCTCGAAGCAGAAACAACCCGACGATTTGGAGAGATGTTGCAAGACGATGATCGTTTCATCGTACCCGAAATACTGCTTGAATACTCAACGCCGCATGTTATGGCGACGTCTTATGAGCCTGGTTTGACAGTATCGAATGAGCAAGTGTTGACGTTACCCCAAGCGCGGCGAAATAAACTAGCGGTGGGCGCGTTAGAGTTATTTTTAAAAGAGTTGTTTATCTGGAAAGAAATACAAACAGACCCTAATTTCGGCAATTATAGAATTAGGCTTGCAGACGACGAGCATGCAGACGATAGAATTGTCTTGCTTGATTTTGGTGCAGTACAAAAATACCCAGACGCATTTATCGACCCTGTATGCGACATGATCTACGCCTCCTATACCCGAGATTTAAAGCGCGTTATAGCGGGCGGAATTAAACTCCATTTCATGCATGATGATTGGCCAGAGAAAGTGCTCGAAGAGTTTGGTGGCGTATGTATGGCTGTACTCGAGCCTTTGGCTGAGCGTGACATAGAAGTGCCCGATTATGCACTAAATGATCAAGGAGAGTATCGCTGGCAGCAAAGTGATCTGCCTACGCGTATTGCAAAGCGGGCCGCGATGTCGGCGATAAGTCGCTACTTTAAAATCCCACCGAAAGAGTTTGTGTTTTTAAACCGCAAACTAGTCGGCGTTTATACCTTTATATCGGTTTTGGGGGCTGAGTTTAATGGGCGAGATATACTAAAACCTTATCTAAAACGGTTTGAGAATCAATAA
- the lipA gene encoding lipoyl synthase yields MKESENSTSTEKAEAAKSRRVETGVKLRGAEKVARIPVKVIATDKMPRKPDWIRVRVPATPRIDEIKKKLRKHKLHTVCEEASCPNLGECFGGGTATFMIMGDICTRRCPFCDVAHGRPKPLDQNEPTQLAEAIADMGLRYVVITSVDRDDLRDGGAGHFVDCIRETRVLSPNIEIEVLVPDFRGRMDVALDIMEQTPPDVFNHNLETVPSLYRKVRPGSDYEWSLKLLKEYKARAPHVLTKSGLMLGIGEEIAEVEQVMEDLRRHDVDMLTLGQYLQPSRDHLKLERFVTPAEFDALADKARAMGFKHVASGPMVRSSYHADKQAHGEKVS; encoded by the coding sequence ATGAAAGAGTCGGAAAATAGCACGAGCACAGAAAAAGCTGAAGCCGCAAAAAGTAGGCGCGTAGAGACCGGTGTAAAGTTACGCGGGGCAGAGAAGGTTGCCCGCATACCGGTGAAAGTTATCGCGACTGATAAAATGCCTCGTAAGCCAGATTGGATACGTGTACGTGTTCCGGCGACCCCTCGAATTGACGAAATTAAGAAAAAACTCAGAAAGCATAAATTACACACGGTATGCGAAGAAGCGTCTTGCCCAAATTTGGGTGAGTGTTTTGGTGGTGGTACCGCCACATTTATGATTATGGGCGACATTTGCACCCGTCGCTGCCCTTTTTGTGATGTTGCTCATGGTCGGCCAAAGCCGCTTGACCAAAACGAACCAACACAACTAGCAGAAGCAATTGCGGATATGGGGCTGCGTTACGTTGTGATTACCTCTGTTGATCGCGATGATTTAAGAGATGGCGGTGCGGGCCACTTTGTCGACTGCATTAGAGAAACGCGCGTATTAAGCCCTAATATTGAAATAGAAGTATTGGTACCCGATTTTAGAGGGCGAATGGACGTTGCGCTCGATATCATGGAGCAGACGCCTCCTGATGTATTCAATCACAACCTTGAAACCGTGCCGAGCTTGTATCGTAAGGTTCGACCAGGCTCAGATTATGAGTGGTCATTAAAACTACTAAAAGAGTATAAAGCGCGGGCTCCACACGTACTAACTAAGTCCGGTTTAATGCTGGGTATCGGTGAAGAAATCGCCGAAGTTGAGCAGGTGATGGAAGATCTTCGTCGTCATGATGTTGATATGTTGACACTAGGCCAATATTTGCAGCCGAGTCGAGATCATTTAAAACTAGAGCGGTTCGTAACACCTGCAGAATTTGATGCGTTGGCAGATAAAGCGCGGGCGATGGGCTTTAAACATGTCGCCAGTGGGCCAATGGTGCGCTCGTCTTACCATGCAGATAAGCAGGCTCATGGCGAAAAAGTGAGCTAA
- the lipB gene encoding lipoyl(octanoyl) transferase LipB gives MSSDALDQPPQPNAKQSLIVRSLGVVNYTPVWEAMKSFTDDRNDETNDEIWLLQHPPVFTQGQAGKAEHVLYPGDIPVVQVDRGGQVTYHGPGQLIAYIMVDIKRRNMGARALVSLIEQAIVDTLLLYGVKAAARPDAPGVYVGEAKIASLGLRIRKGRSFHGLSINIDMDLEPFSRINPCGYQGMEIVQLSALSKRDAIDEVQPSSLQGQALIDHVAGILQSKLATAFGYESVNHSHQLPEF, from the coding sequence ATGTCTTCTGACGCACTAGATCAGCCGCCTCAGCCTAACGCAAAGCAATCATTGATTGTGCGGTCTCTCGGTGTTGTTAATTATACACCCGTATGGGAGGCCATGAAGTCGTTTACCGATGACCGTAACGACGAAACGAATGATGAAATTTGGCTGTTACAGCACCCCCCAGTCTTTACGCAAGGGCAGGCGGGTAAAGCAGAGCATGTTCTTTATCCCGGTGATATTCCCGTTGTACAAGTCGATAGAGGCGGGCAGGTAACTTATCATGGTCCAGGCCAACTCATCGCCTATATTATGGTGGATATTAAACGGCGTAATATGGGGGCGCGTGCGTTAGTCTCATTAATTGAGCAAGCGATTGTCGACACGCTGTTGCTGTATGGCGTTAAGGCAGCGGCACGGCCAGATGCGCCAGGCGTTTACGTTGGCGAGGCGAAAATAGCCTCGTTAGGGTTGAGAATTAGAAAAGGGCGCTCCTTTCACGGCTTAAGTATCAATATTGATATGGACTTAGAGCCTTTTTCTCGTATAAACCCTTGTGGGTATCAGGGGATGGAAATAGTGCAGCTAAGTGCGTTAAGTAAACGAGATGCGATAGATGAGGTGCAGCCTTCTTCATTGCAAGGTCAAGCGTTGATTGATCATGTGGCCGGCATATTACAGTCGAAACTAGCGACGGCATTTGGGTATGAATCAGTGAATCATAGCCATCAGCTACCTGAATTTTAA
- a CDS encoding HP0495 family protein — MSQPEAPKIEFPCDYPIKVIGKAAPDFQEFVIETISVHAPGIDLERVDINASRNGKFVSVRLWIIATGKDQLENLFEDLKASGRVTMVI; from the coding sequence ATGAGTCAGCCTGAAGCCCCTAAAATAGAGTTTCCTTGTGATTATCCAATAAAAGTCATTGGTAAAGCCGCGCCTGACTTTCAAGAGTTTGTAATTGAAACCATTTCAGTGCATGCCCCAGGGATAGATCTTGAGCGAGTAGACATTAATGCTAGTCGTAACGGAAAATTTGTATCCGTTAGGCTCTGGATCATAGCAACGGGTAAGGACCAACTTGAAAATCTTTTTGAAGATTTAAAAGCGAGTGGTCGTGTGACGATGGTTATTTAG
- the dat gene encoding D-amino-acid transaminase, translated as MSIAFLNGTFLPLEEARISPLDRGFLFADGVYEVIPYYNGISFGIEEHLSRLQRSLAEIRIPLSQTIEEWASLLNDLVAKNGGGDLSVYLQITRGAYETRNHAFPPEIKPTIFAMVSPIASPLAADATKAKGISAITAPDIRWSRCDIKAISLLPNILLKQQAADAGAQETILVRDNFITECTSANVFAVKNGTIYTPVNDAQNLGGITRDIIIGLALEHQMPFQEIAMTVEFLEDADEIWVSSSTREVVPVIALNGRVVGDGKPGMLWKVMAEHYQTNKKRIFTR; from the coding sequence ATGAGCATTGCGTTTTTGAATGGTACTTTTTTGCCGTTGGAAGAGGCTCGAATTTCCCCGCTTGATCGAGGTTTCCTCTTTGCTGATGGTGTTTACGAAGTTATCCCCTATTACAATGGTATCTCATTTGGTATAGAGGAGCATTTATCACGCTTACAAAGAAGTCTTGCTGAAATACGTATCCCGCTAAGCCAAACCATTGAAGAATGGGCGTCACTACTGAATGATTTAGTGGCCAAAAACGGAGGCGGAGACCTGTCTGTATATCTTCAGATTACACGGGGCGCCTATGAAACCCGTAATCATGCATTTCCGCCAGAGATTAAACCGACCATCTTTGCTATGGTGAGCCCAATCGCATCGCCTCTAGCGGCTGATGCCACCAAAGCGAAAGGGATAAGTGCCATTACCGCCCCAGATATACGCTGGAGCCGATGTGATATTAAGGCAATATCATTACTCCCAAATATACTGCTAAAACAGCAGGCTGCAGATGCAGGAGCGCAAGAAACTATTTTGGTGCGTGATAATTTCATTACAGAGTGCACCTCAGCGAATGTCTTTGCCGTTAAAAATGGTACAATCTATACCCCAGTAAATGATGCCCAGAATCTGGGTGGTATTACTCGTGATATAATTATTGGGCTCGCATTGGAGCACCAGATGCCGTTTCAAGAAATAGCGATGACGGTTGAGTTTCTTGAAGACGCCGATGAAATATGGGTGAGTAGCTCCACTCGCGAGGTTGTTCCAGTGATAGCGCTGAATGGACGCGTTGTCGGAGATGGAAAGCCAGGTATGTTATGGAAAGTGATGGCTGAACACTATCAAACGAATAAAAAGCGTATATTTACTCGATAA